A DNA window from Trichomycterus rosablanca isolate fTriRos1 chromosome 11, fTriRos1.hap1, whole genome shotgun sequence contains the following coding sequences:
- the acadl gene encoding long-chain specific acyl-CoA dehydrogenase, mitochondrial, with product MLVCRGLRCFVSRVRTPTFPLWSRMQHTQHLHDDSAAPFRPETSMAKTLMDVGTRRIFSEEHDLFRQNVRRFFREEVVPHHAEWEKAGEVSREVWEKAGSHGLLGIYTPVEHGGVGGDLLSAAIVWEEQMYSNCSGPGFSLHSEIVMPYISHYGSQAQIERLLPQMVAGKCIGAIAMSEPGAGSDIQGVRTNARRDGTDWILNGNKVFITNGWMSDLVIVVAMTNREAKTAAHGLSLFLVESGTKGFNKGRKLEKIGLKAQDTAELFFEDVRLPADALLGEVNKGFYYLMNELPQERLIIATMALASCEFMFEETRSYVTQRKAFGRTIADLQTVQHKLAELKTEVCVGRAFVDNCLQLHSQGKLDSSTASMAKYWASDLQNKVATQCLQLHGGWGYMLEYPIARAFVDARVQPIYGGTNEIMKELIARTIVGRK from the exons ATGTTGGTGTGCAGAGGACTGAGATGTTTTGTGTCCAGGGTTCGAACCCCCACATTCCCACTGTGGAGCAG AATGCAGCACACACAGCATCTGCACGACGACTCTGCCGCCCCCTTCCGTCCCGAGACCTCTATGGCTAAAACGCTGATGGATGTGGGGACGAGGAGGATTTTCTCTGAGGAGCACGACCTGTTCAGGCAGAACGTCCGGCGCTTCTTTAGGGAGGAGGTCGTTCCTCACCATGCAGa gtgGGAGAAGGCAGGTGAGGTCAGTAGGGAGGTTTGGGAGAAGGCGGGATCACACGGCCTGCTGGGTATTTACACACCTGTTGAACATGGAGGAGTGGGAGGAGACCTGCTCTCTGCTGCCATCGTGTGGGAGGAGCA gatgtaTTCCAACTGCTCAGGTCCCGGTTTCTCTCTGCACTCGGAGATCGTGATGCCGTACATCAGCCATTACGGCTCTCAGGCTCAGATCGAGCGCCTTCTGCCCCAGATGGTTGCTGGGAAATGTATCGGCGCCATCGCGATGAGCGAGCCGGGGGCCGGCAG TGATATTCAGGGCGTGAGGACGAACGCCCGGAGAGATGGAACCGACTGGATCCTCAACGGGAACAAG GTCTTCATCACTAACGGCTGGATGAGCGACCTGGTGATCGTGGTCGCCATGACCAACCGCGAGGCTAAAACGGCGGCTCACGGCCTCAGTCTGTTCCTGGTGGAGAGCGGCACCAAGGGCTTCAACAAGGGGCGCAAACTGGAGAAGATAGGCCTCAAAGCGCAG GATACGGCCGAGCTGTTCTTCGAGGACGTTCGACTCCCGGCTGACGCTCTGCTTGGAGAAGTAAACAAAGGTTTCTACTACCTGATGAACGAACTGCCTCAG GAGCGACTGATCATAGCCACGATGGCTCTGGCGAGCTGCGAGTTCATGTTCGAGGAGACCCGGAGCTACGTGACTCAGAGGAAAGCGTTCGGTCGAACCATCGCTGATCTGCAG ACGGTGCAGCACAAGCTAGCGGAGCTGAAGACGGAGGTCTGCGTGGGCCGAGCGTTCGTCGATAACTGCCTTCAGCTGCACAGTCAGGGCAAACTGGACTCCAGTACGGCCTCCATGGCCAAATACTG GGCGTCggatttacaaaataaagtggCCACTCAGTGCCTGCAGCTGCATGGTGGGTGGGGCTACATGTTGGAGTATCCAATCGCCAG GGCGTTCGTGGACGCCCGTGTGCAGCCCATCTACGGAGGAACCAACGAGATCATGAAGGAGCTGATCGCTCGTACCATTGTCGGTCGCAAGTAG
- the LOC134323070 gene encoding B-type lectin plumieribetin-like — protein MSKNYLSMNTELRKGDFLVSTNGEYKAILQEDGNFVVYGWTPLWHSNTVGNTEGLRLIMQGDCNLVLYASRKPVWHTNTVNKSPLMCRLTLTDDGFLVVENDAKQVWKSTKNK, from the exons ATGAGTAAGAACTACTTGAGCATGAACACTGAGCTGCGGAAGGGAGATTTCCTGGTGTCCACCAACGGGGAATACAAGGCCATTCTCCAG GAGGACGGGAACTTCGTGGTGTACGGCTGGACGCCGCTGTGGCACAGCAACACCGTCGGCAACACGGAGGGTCTCCGCCTGATCATGCAGGGCGACTGTAACCTCGTCCTGTACGCCAGCAGGAAACCCGTCTGGCACACCAACACGGTCAACAAGAGTCCTCTAATGTGCCGCCTGACCCTGACCGACGACGGATTCCTGGTGGTGGAAAACGACGCGAAGCAGGTGTGGAAATCCACCAAGAATAAGTAA